The sequence ATGACCCTTTAACCCAAGCCTCCTTATGAAATAATCAAGAAATGAAAGTGGAGTTACAGGATTCATCTTCCACTGAAGTGTGGAGAGCACCAGAATCTCCATTCTCTTAATGGTTTTGGCCTCAAATACGTACCTACTGTCCTCCACCTGATCAAAATAAAGACGCCCATGAAGATGAATGAATCGGAGAAAACCAAACACAAGCGTTTCACACTTCGCAAACAGCCAACAAGCtgattaatttattgaaaaGTAAAGTACCTGCAGGTCTATCAAAAGGGGCACTTGAGTCTCCTCGACCTTGGCGGCGAGAGAAAGACAAGCTACAGCAGCAAGTTGGATCATCCATGGCTTCCCAGCCTGACATTGGAAGCTTGAAAGGAACCTATCAAGGTAGTTGACAGCTAGAATCGCAGTGAGAACAGAGAAAGAGTAATGAGCATTGACCTTCAGCATCCACTCCACAGCGTCTTTACGAGTCCCAGCAAGATATGGGTCGTTCTTTAGATTCTCAAAGGGTTGATCATTTTGCAGTTCTTTAGAGAGTAGGGAGATAAGCTCCCCATCATCCCTCAATGTTTCTTGTTGATCTAGCAAGATTAATGGAAAAGGGTTTGGTTCAATATCAGTACTAATTCCATCAAAGTTATCTTCCACTTCATCTCCTCCATGGAAACAGACCTCCCCAACTTCTTCCTCCCAGTGCTCTTCGGAGCAGTAAAGAGCGTCCAGAACTTGGTTTTGTAGTGAATGTTGGTGTGCAATGGATTGATCTTCATGATTTTGATCCATCTTCTTCTGAGAAGAAGAGGTTAGGGTCTGAGCTCATTATATGGTAGAGAAAATGAAGGACATAGAGCAGCCTAGAGGCCCATGAGGACTcatctctctcctcttctcCCTGGAAGAAAGAGGAGTGTCAAGTGTGGAGGGAGCGAGCAGAGAGAGTCCAAGGatgtaaatttatttgtgggttttttgccctttttttaaagaaagaaaaaactaaacgTGCAGTTAGAGAgcaccggaccggaccggaccttAATCATCGGCCATGCAACGCAATAACTGGACACGTGACACTTGTACCTTTGTACCTGCTGGTCCCACCGCGTCAGTGGACCCCGCTAAATAGTTTTGCATTATGTTACGTATCATAACGTCTACAGGGCaagtagaaaaattctatttatagtctTTAAATAGAGATCATTTGTGCAGGcacattattaaataaataaaaaataaaaaagtaatttatacaaacctcaaataaataagttcaatacaaatatttataaaaaagtaaactctATCTtagaaaagtgtaaaaaaaattattatttattggtgggacttattattttataaaaaatttgtatgagacttgtgaaaatattattttaaaagggataattttataattttaaaaaattttaaagctaAAATAGCCTAAACTTATATTACAATCTCTAAATAgagactgtatctagcattgtCCCTACAAGTATTAGAGCATTTGCATCCAAATCTTCAAAATTCGTTGAATTTAGCTTTAAAATCACTACCTTAATTCCCCATATATTTAATTCTAAAACTTTGAATTATAGGATATTCTTCATCcttaaatttgaaaacttacTGTTCATAATTATCagtattattttacaaaaaaactaCTTTCACCCGGGACGCTTACACCCCACGTACCCGGGTTCCAACTCAGCTTTAATTAAACGGTGCGTTTAATTAAACGGTGTGTTTTCAAATGTAAAAGTCTTTCAAAAATCGAGTTCCATCCAGTTTACCGGTCTTCTAGAAATTGAACTCCACCCGAGAAAATCTTCACCAGTTCACCTCATCTCCAGGATTGAACTCGCACCGAAACACCCGAGACAATGTATCAAAGTTCCTgcagaatatttttttcttcccacAGCAATGTATCAGCCACTCAAAATTCACTCGAAACCCAACACAAATTCGGATTCTCAAAACTCAGaaactcgaaaaaaaaaaggactaaaACCCAAATGAGATTTCTCTTAGAATTGTCAAAACCCAGTGGTAAAAACTAGCTAGGACTCGTGGGTGATGAATGAATGAGCTTTATATAGATTCTAGAAGTAGAAAGAGAATAAGTAATgggaaagaggaagagaaagttAGACTTGTTCTTCGAGTTAAGGAGTAAGGTAGGCAAAGACGAGAGagttttttaagaaagaaaccGAAAGAATACTCCACTTCAGACTCAAAGACTTGACTTTTTTTGGATAACGAGATGAATGGAAGccaagaaggaagaagaaagaaaaagtgggAAAGCACACAACAGCGATGAAACGCGACGGTGGATGAGGAAAAAGCAAAATGGTCACTTTCCTCGTGCCGTTACGTGTCTTCTCAGCGCTTTCCCTCATGACGGGTTCGACAGCACAAAGACAAGATGGTTGATGCAAAATATGGATGAGTTTGACAATCAATGAAGAGGATTTATGAGGATTTATGAGATGAAAACATGGATGAGTTTGGCACATAATGAGTTTATGAAatcgtgtttttttttaatttatttattaaaataataatataaaagtgaCGTGACATTAGCCTCGTCACACGATTCAACAACAAGTACACAACACCGGGTACCTGTAGCagaattgattattttatacTCATTTACTGGTGACTTGCGGGACCACGTTAAATGAATGTGTATTGAGACTGGCCTTCAATGTTGTCGTTTTGATACGTGAAgctaaaaacaaaatgaaatagaaaattgTGCATTGGTACTGTTGCTCAAATCacataaatttgtaattttttaaacaattctctttataaacttaataattttctaagtctcaaataattatattaagtctaaaatgaataaaaattataaaactatataaaaactGTATATTATAACTTGTATATATGATTGTTGGATAGAATAAATGTTAGCAAAATATGTTTGTTGATTAATtagattgaggaaaaaaaattaattggaaaacaataatataagtattaaattaaattattaattaatatatggttagtatatttgtaaaatataaaagaaaaaattaaaaatattattattaaaaaaataatattacattattattttgatgaatctaatggctaatccaatgtggagttatgcatgtagaggttttagatttatagaaaatatgtacttttcctcaaatcttgaaaatgaatttgacaaaaccaatgccaatgctctaagagaTGTGATAAATGTTGTCCAAAAAATTTATGTGGAATTAATTTTGCGTATTATTTgtacattttattaatgtgaataattgtatcatttcttttaataaaaaataattcatttgcTCAATCATACCAATGGAGTGtacaaaaataattgtatatagcataactcaaatattatttacaatCTCACAAtattcctatttttttaaaaaaaattaggtaaatatgaactttatattaaaaaatgtttaaaaatacttattgaaaagaaaataaaaacaaaaaaagttattgGGATTCGTGTGCATTTTTGTGCACCCTAGCATTGTCCctttttataaaactatatttttaatgaaaaattttacatGAAAGTCTTCTATCATACATGTCCACTTAACTAAcatttgatttgttatttttatttttttattttaatatttaaatatgtatatgtttaaatagaatgaagaaaataataaatcacatattaattagatAGAAATATATAGTGTGAAACTTCTTtgtaacatttctcattttttattgttattatttcactaaaatagtattatttaaGTAATGCTACATGTACTTAGCATTCTACCTACCGcactcattttattagttttctttttaaattcaaatcttgAATTTCAAATCTCACAATATTCAGTATATCAATAACTAACACGTTAGCATGTAATGTTATATGAGTAAAAATTATTAGTACAAATAGGATTTTCCacattacttttataagttatcttacaaaaatttttctcctttaaaattacataattgTGTATGGTTTTTGgtataatattaaaatggaaatcttgcttattattattatatcatttttcaagagACTCTATATGTAAAAATGCCAATATGATAGcatttatatgcatttttttttctttttactagaATTACTGACCGCtacaaaaaatttttataaaaataaatttataaattaacgtaattttatatttattaaatttatttataataaaaataattttataatctatcaTATTCAACACACGTAAAGAAATCAACTGACTCATctctatttttctaaacttttgaTGTCAATGATTGATAAAAGAGTAATACAACACAGACGTCAGACGACGCACAGAAAAATCAATGGAAACTGTTCACATTGTCAAACTGTTTTTTGGGCTGATTGAGAGTTTGTTTTCATGAATGGCTGAGCTTAGTTtgtcttaaaaaaatcattcaatatataaaatatttaattaaataaaataaaacataaaataagattttacttatcttacaatttaaaataaaaaaatatcaactttatATATTTGGAGCTTAAAGtctcatttagatagtgagatacgTTGAAATGatattagataaaagttaaaaattaaataaaatattatttaaatattattactgttttaagatttaaaaaaattaaattatttattatattttatgtaaaaattttaaaaaaatataataatgagatcaaataaaataaaagtatttttgtatACAAACATAATCTAAATGTTAAGTCTTAAGAGCAGTGCTCCGAGGATGTAGCAAGAGACCCATCCTAATAAGAgcaaagatattttttttttatttttttatattcttaaatatatttttaaaaaaattttgcaaCGTtactaaaaaatacttcattaatcactaagtaaaaaaaaattatcgagaCTCAATCGAAACCTAACTTTCCGCGACTCTAGcattattgttatatatttagAACTTAATTAATGAACATAACTGCAATTTTAATATCTATGCATTAAACTTTCAACGATGAAAAATATGATGGATTTTGacgtaaatttaaaaatgtgaaaataggtgggtttgattttatgaaaatagaTTGGGAATAATAAGGAATCACTATTTGGGATGCAAAAAAACAGAAaggaaaaatcaaatcaagtgGTGGCTAGCTACTACACATAGGCAAGGGGTTAATCAATCACCACAAAATTGAGATTTGTGATAATTGGattttatattcaataaatacaaTCATATTActccattaaaaaattaaaaataaattttaattttttaaaactatcaTTTGAGTTGTAAAGTAGTTGTTGAGCAATTATAACTTGCAATCGTTTTCCTTCACTCTGGTCCGTTTGGCTTAAAATAAacaacttaatttaatttaatctcatcttattttatctcatcattaaaattttattaaatttttacataaaatataataaataatttaacttttttaaattttaaaataataataatattaaaaaataatattttaacaatatttaatttaatttttatctaaaatcatctcatctcatcttattatccaaatatGCCTAAATCATTAGCcaattaatactaataatctaaaataaatcCATATTCAAACTCATTACTTAATGAATAATGGAAGATAAATCATACAATCTTATCGTGTACAAGGTTCatgcattcattttgaaaaaaaagtagaacacactattataaaaataattttttcaagtcaattatagatttacttaattttttaaaaataaatgtacgAGATTTGCACATTTGaaactataattattatttctcatgttTAATACACTTCAAACcacttaaaaataaagaaaatactgGCATAGAGACTGGTTTGACTCCTCATTTTAActgtttttgtatttaatttttttatttaataattaagaaagtaatttttagtggtttgaaatttttttattttttaaaaatattaacgTGCTGCCCAACTTTGTATTATGCACGCCTAGCGGTCAAAGCTGGATAGCATGCTACATTGACTCTAGGGCAGATTTTGTATAAGTTGggttgattatataaaattaaattatctgttctgatctcatttaatttaattattataattttttcaaattctgatataaaatatgataaatattcaatatttttaaattttaaaataaaaataatattaaaaaattttattataataatattttatttaatttttaacaaaatatttttatttgatctaATTTGAACTGtgagttgaaattaattttgtaaataaacagtaaaataCACGGTAATGAGACTGTTAATTTTGTACTTGTGTAGAGGTCAATCACTCACGAGTCACGATATCTTTTGCTGTTTCTTACCCCCGACAGCTGTACATGTGTTAGAAAAAGCTGTATATGTACGTTCAATGcatctcaaaaattaaattacaacaaatttatc comes from Juglans microcarpa x Juglans regia isolate MS1-56 chromosome 8S, Jm3101_v1.0, whole genome shotgun sequence and encodes:
- the LOC121243888 gene encoding cyclin-D3-3-like codes for the protein MDQNHEDQSIAHQHSLQNQVLDALYCSEEHWEEEVGEVCFHGGDEVEDNFDGISTDIEPNPFPLILLDQQETLRDDGELISLLSKELQNDQPFENLKNDPYLAGTRKDAVEWMLKVNAHYSFSVLTAILAVNYLDRFLSSFQCQAGKPWMIQLAAVACLSLAAKVEETQVPLLIDLQVEDSRYVFEAKTIKRMEILVLSTLQWKMNPVTPLSFLDYFIRRLGLKGHLCWEFLWRCERILLSVLTDSRFMSYLPSVVATATMLHVVRNVEPCLLVEYQNQLLGILGIDKEKIDNCSELISELASGGYCNQSNKRKFGSIPGSPKGVMDVSFSSDSSNDSWAVAAPSVVSSPEPLSKKSRADPDQLLRSLNHQSADFFSIPHSS